The sequence CCCGGGCATAGGTCAACCCCTATTGTTTAGGCGATACTACCATAGGCCCGAAGGCAAATTGTCTCGGGTCAGTGAGCAGCTTTCATTACATAAGATCACTTTTTTCGGCGGATGGTTACCTATTACTCTCCGCCGAAATTGGCCAGATCTGAAGTGGCCTGCTGATAAAATTCCACTGTTCAAACGAAAATTCGACTGTTCAAAATGCCAGTGAGGAGTTTAGGGTCATCCGACCCCGAGACATGGCCCTGATTTCTGCCTTTCCTGCCTTACGCTACGACCGCGAGAAGGTGCGCTTAGCCGACGTTGTCACCCAGCCTTACGACAAAATTACTCCGCAGATGCAGGACCGCTATTACCAGGCCAGCCCTTATAACCTGGTGAGAATTATCCTGGGACGCCCTGAAGGTGAGGAAACTGAGCGCAACAATCGCTATACAGAAGCCGCTGAGTGCCTCAAAAACTGGCGAAAAGCCGGTGTTTTTGCGCAGGATTCGCCCTCAATGTACGCATATTCGCAGCGATTTCTCGTACCGGGGACATCCGAGACTGTTGAAAGAAGGGGTTTTATCGCTGCTGGAACACTGTACGACTACGCGGAAAAGGTAGTTTTTCGTCACGAACAGACTTTAGCTAAGCCCAAAAGTGACCGGTTAAACCTCCTACGAGCCACGCATGCGCACTTCGGACAAATCTTTATGCTCTACAGCGACCCCGCGCAAACCATCGATTCGCTTCTGTTTGAGGACGGAAATCATGAATGGCAAGAGGTCACAGACGAGTACAAAGTGCTGCATCGGCTGCGCAGAATCGGCGATCCCGCAACCCTGAATATTGTGAAGACGGAGATGGCGGACAGAAAATTGATTATCGCGGATGGTCATCATCGCTACGAAACCGCTCTGAATTTCCGCAAAGAAGCTGCGAATACGTCGAATACATGCCTTAGAAACAATGCAAATCGCGTCATGATGACCTTCGTCAACATGGATTCACCCGGATTAGTAATCCTACCGACGCATCGCGTGGTATTCGGATTGCCAAATTTCGATGTTTCAAGCTTCGCGAAGAAGGCGAGGGAGCTGTGCGAAGTGCGCGAACTTGGCGCTCTCGATTCCGCACGGGCGGTAAGCGCGCTCGCAGAATCTGGCAAGAATGTGATCTCATTTGTGGCAGTAACCAAACAAGGAAGCTTCCTTCTGACTGCGAAGACTGGCAGCGAAATCCAGATCCCAGGCGATTTTTCTGCCCGGCAACGGAAACTCGATGTCGTCAATCTGCACTCATTACTGCTAGAAAAGACGCTGGGGATCTCACACCAACAGGTTATCGATCAGCAGCATCTTCGCTATTTACGCGGTGCTGACGAGGCGTTTCGTGCCGTTAAGAACGATGCCGAAGTGAATGTAGCGTTCCTGATGAACCCAGTCTCTATGGAGCAGATGCGCGAAATCGCCTTCGCAGGCGAAGTGTTGCCACAGAAGTCGACTGATTTTTACCCGAAATTGCTCAGCGGACTCACGATTTATTCTCTCGACAATGGATGTTGAACGCCAGAATGGGCAGTTGGCAACATGCGATAGGCAAACCAAGTGAAGTTTGACCTCCAAATTTGCTTTGCCAAGCCCGTCTCTAAAGTTCTTCGCGCTCCTAAAGCCCGAATTCGTCTATCGCCGATCGGCTATTGCCTGTTGCTCTGTCTCTACTTCCTGAGACCTGTCTCTGCCGCAGAGTCCGACAAGCTTTCCGTATACGCTCCGCGAGCGCGCTACAGCATTCCAGTCGTTAGCTTTGATGGACGGCAATACGTCGGTCTTTTAGATCTCATCGAGCCTTTAGGAACACCAGAACTGAAGCCTGAGGGCAAGAGATGGAAGCTTCGTCTTCCTGATCCGAAGGCATCGGGCAAGTTTGCTGACGCGGAAATCGAGCAAGGTAGCTCCGGAATCAAGGTTCGGGGACGACAGACCACACTCTCTGCTCCTGCAAGGGTTGAAAATCATCGCCTGCTGCTGCCGTTGCATGGCATTGGTACGGTCCTTATTCCCCTATTGGGAACGGATGTAACTTTCCACGAGTCTGCACGACGATTATTTCTTGGCGGAACGGCCTCGGCCATATCGACGGAGCTGCGCAAGGGAGAGCCCAGCATACTGGCTCTCCACTTCGCTGAAGCCGTGAATCCGAACATACATTCGGAGGGGAATGCTCTCATTCTGTCGTTCACACGCGACCCAGTAGTCTCGTTTTCGGAAAAGGAAGCTCTGAACGACAAGCTGTTCAGCTCCTCGGCGTACGAGGAAAAGAACGGAGCCGCCACTCTAACGATCAATGGGAACGCGCCCTTGCTCGCGAAGTTCGCCGAGAACGGCAGAACCATCATCATCAGTGCAGCTCCTGCCCCCCCAGCGGCGACCGCTGCGGCATCGTCGCCATCAACAGAACAACCACAAGAGTCACCGGAAGCGGCGGTGCAAGCTCCAAGCGCAGGCGAACCAGTCCTTCCGAGCGCGGTTCCTCCACCAGCGCGACGCCCCGCCACACCCGCCTTCGTGGTCGTGATCGACGCTGCACATGGCGGAAGCGACACTGGAGCGCGAATTACCCCGAATCTTCCGGAGAAAGAGATCACACTCTCACTGGCGCGAAAACTGCGCCAGGAGCTTCAGGCGCGACACATCGCAGTGAGCATGCTCCGGGATTCTGACTCGGATGTGACACTGGAACAGCGCGTCCTAGCCGCAAATCTAGCTCGGCCCTCGGTTTTCGTCAGCCTCCACGCGGAGCCCGGGGGTACGCTGCGTATCTATACTCCCGTGCTTCCTGCCTCATCCGGAACTCCGTTAGAGCGAAACACATTTCTTCCATGGCAATCGGCGCAGGGAGCTTTCTCGGCTGAGAGTAGTTCGCTAGCTTCCGCTGCGGCCGCTGCCATGGACAAGCGCAAGATGAACGCGCAGGTTCGGCCAGCCTTTCTGCAGCCTATGCATTCGATTGCCGCTCCTGCGATTGCTATAGAGGTGCCTGCTGACTCAAAAGGAGCAAAAATCCCCGAAGATCGACTTGCCGGAGCCCTGGCCGAGGCGATAGCAGAACGCAAGCCTAACGCGGGAGGAATGCAGTGATTCCGCGTAACGTTCAGATCACGCTAGTGCTGCTCTTGGTCGCGATATTCGGCAGTGGCATATACATCCTGCTGCTGCATCGGGGGACTGAAGAAAACCTTCGGCGCGCTTCTGATCAGCGTCCTGTGGCGGCGCCGGTCGCCGGTACAAACGAAACTTTGAAGCTGACGATTGCTTACGATGAAGACGGAGTATTTCGCACTCGCGACATTTCGGCGATTGTTCCACCCGAGCCCAGCGCGCGCGCGAAGAGCGTCCTTGAAGCGCTGATCGGTTATTACCTCAGCAAGCCTTCTCCACACGAGCTGGCCGAAGGATCGGCGGTGAACGGCGTGTTCATGGTGAATCAGAAGCTTGCGGTCGTCGACCTGAACCAGGCACTTGCCGAAGGACACCGTTCCGGCGTCATGGTGGAAGACTTCACAGTTATGTCGCTTATCGACACATTGGCAAGCAACCTTCCGCAATTGCAACAGGTGAAGATCCTGATCAACGGCAAAGAGCGTGAAACGCTTGCCGGCCACGCTGATATCCGAAGCACATACAGCACGGCTGCGATCCATAAGGTAGTCGCACAACTGCAATGAAGATCGGCGTCTTCGATTCGGGAGTCGGTGGTCTCACGGTCTTACGCGAACTGCTTACGGCGATTCCGCAGGCAGACTACTTGTACGTTGGCGATACCGCGCGTCTTCCCTACGGCTCTAAGTCCGCGGCGACGATCGCCCGCTACGCCGTCTCCAGCGTTCAATTCCTAGTGGAGCACGGGGCCGAATATCTGGTCATTGCGTGCAATACCGCCAGCGCGCTGGCGATGCAGGAGATTCGTGCGGCGGTTTCAGTGGAGGTCTTGGGCGTGATTGAACCGGGAGCGCGCGCCGCATCGCAGATCACCCGCAGCAAGAACGTCTCCGTAATCGGCACGGCCGCCACGGTCGCAAGCCATGCGTATCGGAAAGAGCTACAGAAGCTGGGGATTCAGGCGGTCGAGAAGGCATGTCCTTTGCTTGTGCCGCTCGTAGAAGAAGGCTGGATCGATCATCCGGTCACGGAGCAAGTTGCGAGAATCTACTTGGATGAATTAACGCACGAGCAGCAAAACACCAATGGAAATCACGCGGATGTCCTGGTACTCGGATGTACACACTATCCGCTACTCAAGCCTTTACTGCGCCGTGTATTGCCGGCAGATGTGCACTTGGTGGATTCGGCGCAGTCTACAGCTCACGACGCAGCGAAGCATCTGTCCCCCGCTGCCTCGTCGTCCCGCATCCCGAAAGTGCACTTCTTCGCCACCGACTCTGTGGACAAGTTTCGACACTTGGGTAGCCGCTTCTTAGGCACGTCGATCGACAACGTGAAATTGATAGCGTTGCCGGAGTAAAGAAGCCTCTATCGGCTGCTGAAAATAGACTGCCAAATCGAAGAACAGAGAAAACAACAGGGGAAATTTTCGAATTCAGGGGGAAATCGTCGAATTCTGCCCGAAACTTGCAAATTTTGCTTCAAGGCAGGGAAATAACAGGGAGTTCTGTGGATTTCTCGCTAGGCCGAACAGCCACCAGCCACTTAGTGGTTTTTAGTGAGGGATGCAAAAAAATAACAGGGAACTATCAGGGAACTTCTGGTGCGATGACGACTTCGCTTGGCTCTCAAAACGTCTTTGCGGTTTCGCAGCTCACTGCTTATTCCCAACACGGCTTTCTCACAGCTTCTTCACGGCAACTCTTTTTACGTGATCATCATTGCCGTAGAGCGCTGCGGAACCGTGATGCGCCAAATGCCAAGTATCGAGGATGTGAACCTTGCATAGATTGACCGCGACTGCCGGGCGTCCCAGATAGCTGATCGTAATCGCGTAGGTTGCCTCATTGATGCAATTCTCTACAGCGTCGAGTTGTTCGACCTCGCACTGCATCATGGCTGCTTTTGGTTGGAGTGGTTCGGAGTGTACTAGGGAATGGTCTGGCTAAGCAGTGGTGACCAACGCCATTGTGCGCCATAGGGTTCCACGATATTCTTCGCCAAACCGGTTCATCTTCGTATTCATGGTGGCAATGACCACCCGCACGCAAATGCAGGTAAGTTTCTGGGACTTCCCTCTTTGGCAACCGCAATACGCCAGCAATCCCTGGCCGATGGGGACTCTTTGGGACGCGTACTTTGGACTCATCCCATTTTTCGTCTGGCTCTGCTACAAACGGCTATCGACGCCGCACGCGTCCTATGTTCGTGCTCGTCATGGCACTGGGCAACATAGCCATGTCGGCTTGCGTGCTGATGCCGTTGTTCCGACTCAATCTGACGAACCGGTCGCCAATGTGATTACTCGCCACGCATGAAGCAAATCTTTCTCTACCGCAAACTGATTTTGCCGATTGTCGATTTGCTGCGCCAGGGCATTACTCCGGAGAAGATCGCGCTGAGTCTTGCCATCGGCATTTGTCTCGGAGTGTTTCCCCTCATCGGCAGCACCACTGCTCTCTGCACTCTCGCCGCGATCTTATTTCGCTTGAACCTGCCCGCAATACAATTGGTGAACTATCTCGTCTATCCACTGCAACTGGTGTTGCTGATTCCCTTCATTCGTTTCGGCGAAGTACTATTTCGCGCTCCGCACGCGTCGTTGTCGTTGACCATCATCTTTGAATCCATCAAACGCAGCACCTGGCAAACCGCCAAGACCTACTGGGTCTCCGGCTGGCATGCAATGATCGCGTGGTGCCTGGTTGGCCCTCTTGCGATCTGGATTTTGTATCTCGTGCTTGCTCCCGCCCTGCGCCGTCTCGCTGCCGTCAGCGACAGCGCGGTGAAACATAAGCAGTCATCCGGGGTGAGTGCATGAGTGATTTAAAGCAACCTCTCATGCCAGCCGTTTAAGTAGTCAAGCCGCGAGTAGAATGTCCGTTCGATGAAACCAGGGATCCTTGCGCCACTGCTGTTCGCCTTCTCATTCGCTGGCTCTGCAGAGGCTACTCAGAATAACGCTCCCCTATCCAATCGCGTAGTGCATTACACCATCGATGCGACCTACGACCCCAAGTCGCACACGTTGGACGCTACAGAGATCCTCACTTACAAAAATCTTTCCGGTCAGCCGCAATCGACTTTTCCATTTCATCTCTATCTAAACGCGTTTCAACCGAACTCCACTTTTACACGCGAGGCACATCGCGATTACCGGGATGAGGAATGGAAGTCGAGCTACCTCGGTGCGATTGAGATCAAGAAGTTTGAAGTGGTCGGCCAGGGCGATCTGACCACAAAACTGCAATTCGTATCTCCGGATGACCACAATCCGGACGACCGCACGGTGGCGCAAGTGCAACTTCCACGGGCGATTCCGCCGGGAGGGTCGGTAGAGTTCCGTATCCAGTTCCATGACAAGTTTCCCGAAGTCGTAGCACGAACCGGCTACAAAGGAACTTTCACCATGGGAGCCCAGTGGTTTCCCAAAGTGGGCGTGTGGTGGCATGGTGCATGGAATTGCCATCAGTTTCATGAGACTACGGAGTTCTTCGCTGACTTTGGAGTATTCGACGTGAAGCTAACGCTTCCACAAGATCAGATCGTCGGAGCGACTGGCGCGCAGACATCGAGTTTGAACAACTCAAACGGCACAAAAACGCTTGCCTTTCATGCAGAAGATGTCCACGATTTCGCCTGGACCGCCGATCCCAGATACAAGATCTTCGAAGATACGTTCACAGGAAGCTCCGGCCCAGTCCGCATTCGCACTCTGATGCAGCCGGAGAACGCCGCGCAGGGCCCGCGCTACAACACGATCGCCAAACGCACGATGGAGCTCTTTGACCGATGGTATGGGCCATATCCATACGAGGAGCTCACGATTGTGGATCCGGCGAGCGTTCGTGCCGGTGGCATGGAATATCCCACGCTCATCACAGCAGATACCACGTGGTACATGCCGGATAGTTTTCTGGTGCCGGAAACCGTTGTTGCGCATGAATTCGGACACCAGTATTGGTATGGCATGGTTGCCACTAATGAATTCGAGGAGGCGTGGCTCGACGAGGGCATCAACACCTATACCGAAATTAAGACACTCGACGCCTTGTATGGCAAGGATCGCAGCCTGGTAAATGGAAAGCGCATCACCTGGGGGGACGCAGAGGAACAGCATTTGTCTTATCAGAGGAACCCGAGGTTCGATCCAATTGCGCGCTACGCATTTCAGTTCGCCAGCGAGCGTTCGTATGGTGACATGACGTATGGAAAAACTAGCTGCGCGCTGCTCACTCTCGAAAGCCTGATTGGTGAGGACACAATGCAACGTGCGCTGCGCGCATGGTTCGAGCGCTACCGCTTCACACATCCCAGTGGAGCCGAGTTTCTGAGGATCGTCGAAGAAGTCTCCGGTCGAGACCTGGGATGGTATTTCAATCAGGCGATCTACGGTACTCAGGTCCTGGATTATGAAGTCTCGA is a genomic window of Terriglobales bacterium containing:
- the murI gene encoding glutamate racemase, with translation MKIGVFDSGVGGLTVLRELLTAIPQADYLYVGDTARLPYGSKSAATIARYAVSSVQFLVEHGAEYLVIACNTASALAMQEIRAAVSVEVLGVIEPGARAASQITRSKNVSVIGTAATVASHAYRKELQKLGIQAVEKACPLLVPLVEEGWIDHPVTEQVARIYLDELTHEQQNTNGNHADVLVLGCTHYPLLKPLLRRVLPADVHLVDSAQSTAHDAAKHLSPAASSSRIPKVHFFATDSVDKFRHLGSRFLGTSIDNVKLIALPE
- a CDS encoding GerMN domain-containing protein; translation: MIPRNVQITLVLLLVAIFGSGIYILLLHRGTEENLRRASDQRPVAAPVAGTNETLKLTIAYDEDGVFRTRDISAIVPPEPSARAKSVLEALIGYYLSKPSPHELAEGSAVNGVFMVNQKLAVVDLNQALAEGHRSGVMVEDFTVMSLIDTLASNLPQLQQVKILINGKERETLAGHADIRSTYSTAAIHKVVAQLQ
- a CDS encoding DUF1015 domain-containing protein, coding for MALISAFPALRYDREKVRLADVVTQPYDKITPQMQDRYYQASPYNLVRIILGRPEGEETERNNRYTEAAECLKNWRKAGVFAQDSPSMYAYSQRFLVPGTSETVERRGFIAAGTLYDYAEKVVFRHEQTLAKPKSDRLNLLRATHAHFGQIFMLYSDPAQTIDSLLFEDGNHEWQEVTDEYKVLHRLRRIGDPATLNIVKTEMADRKLIIADGHHRYETALNFRKEAANTSNTCLRNNANRVMMTFVNMDSPGLVILPTHRVVFGLPNFDVSSFAKKARELCEVRELGALDSARAVSALAESGKNVISFVAVTKQGSFLLTAKTGSEIQIPGDFSARQRKLDVVNLHSLLLEKTLGISHQQVIDQQHLRYLRGADEAFRAVKNDAEVNVAFLMNPVSMEQMREIAFAGEVLPQKSTDFYPKLLSGLTIYSLDNGC
- a CDS encoding DUF2062 domain-containing protein; this encodes MKQIFLYRKLILPIVDLLRQGITPEKIALSLAIGICLGVFPLIGSTTALCTLAAILFRLNLPAIQLVNYLVYPLQLVLLIPFIRFGEVLFRAPHASLSLTIIFESIKRSTWQTAKTYWVSGWHAMIAWCLVGPLAIWILYLVLAPALRRLAAVSDSAVKHKQSSGVSA
- a CDS encoding N-acetylmuramoyl-L-alanine amidase codes for the protein MKFDLQICFAKPVSKVLRAPKARIRLSPIGYCLLLCLYFLRPVSAAESDKLSVYAPRARYSIPVVSFDGRQYVGLLDLIEPLGTPELKPEGKRWKLRLPDPKASGKFADAEIEQGSSGIKVRGRQTTLSAPARVENHRLLLPLHGIGTVLIPLLGTDVTFHESARRLFLGGTASAISTELRKGEPSILALHFAEAVNPNIHSEGNALILSFTRDPVVSFSEKEALNDKLFSSSAYEEKNGAATLTINGNAPLLAKFAENGRTIIISAAPAPPAATAAASSPSTEQPQESPEAAVQAPSAGEPVLPSAVPPPARRPATPAFVVVIDAAHGGSDTGARITPNLPEKEITLSLARKLRQELQARHIAVSMLRDSDSDVTLEQRVLAANLARPSVFVSLHAEPGGTLRIYTPVLPASSGTPLERNTFLPWQSAQGAFSAESSSLASAAAAAMDKRKMNAQVRPAFLQPMHSIAAPAIAIEVPADSKGAKIPEDRLAGALAEAIAERKPNAGGMQ
- a CDS encoding M1 family metallopeptidase; the encoded protein is MKPGILAPLLFAFSFAGSAEATQNNAPLSNRVVHYTIDATYDPKSHTLDATEILTYKNLSGQPQSTFPFHLYLNAFQPNSTFTREAHRDYRDEEWKSSYLGAIEIKKFEVVGQGDLTTKLQFVSPDDHNPDDRTVAQVQLPRAIPPGGSVEFRIQFHDKFPEVVARTGYKGTFTMGAQWFPKVGVWWHGAWNCHQFHETTEFFADFGVFDVKLTLPQDQIVGATGAQTSSLNNSNGTKTLAFHAEDVHDFAWTADPRYKIFEDTFTGSSGPVRIRTLMQPENAAQGPRYNTIAKRTMELFDRWYGPYPYEELTIVDPASVRAGGMEYPTLITADTTWYMPDSFLVPETVVAHEFGHQYWYGMVATNEFEEAWLDEGINTYTEIKTLDALYGKDRSLVNGKRITWGDAEEQHLSYQRNPRFDPIARYAFQFASERSYGDMTYGKTSCALLTLESLIGEDTMQRALRAWFERYRFTHPSGAEFLRIVEEVSGRDLGWYFNQAIYGTQVLDYEVSSAASWPSNWYDDRTASANYHSEVMVHRKGEFVLPVEIELKFEDGSHLREHWDGKDRWTRFSYDKKAKLVSAEVDPDHKVWLDVDFFNNGRLADMSTGRVRRKLSNYWMSFWQLIAQVLGWMA